DNA from Geobacter sulfurreducens PCA:
TGGCAGCAGCAGGGCATCAGCCGCATCAACCTGGCCCGGGAGATGTCCCTGGAGGCGATCCGCGAAACCCGCCGCCGCGTGTCGGCCGAACTGGAGGTCTTTGCCCACGGCGCTCTCTGCGTGGCCTATTCGGGGCGCTGCCTCCTCTCCGCCGTCATGACCGGGCGCCATGCCAACCGGGGGGAGTGCACCCATCCCTGCCGCTGGAGCTACGCCCTGGTGGAGGAAAGCCGGCCCGGCGAGTACTACCCGGTCACTGAGGACGAAAACGGCACGTTCATCTTCAACTCCCGGGACCTCTGCCTCATCCGCCACATTCCCGAGCTGGTGGAGGCGGGAGTCGACTCCCTCAAGATCGAGGGGAGAATGAAGGGAATCCACTACGTGGCGTCGGTGGTGCGGGTCTACCGGGAGGCGCTCGACCGCTATGCCGCCGACCCCGCCGGCTACGCGTTCCGTCCCGAGTGGCTGGAGGAACTGTCCAAGGTGAGCCACCGGGGATACACCACCGGCTTCCTCCTGGGCCGCCCCGAGGCGGCGGACCTGGAGTACGACTCCCGTTATCTGCGCAGCCATGACTTTCTCGCCGTGGTGGACGAGATCCTACCCGACGGCACCGCCATCCTTGCCGTCCGCAACCGCATCCGGCCAGGCTGGACCATGGAGCTGATGGGGCCGGGCATGCGCTCGGATACCTTCAGGCTCGACACCTTCACCGACGAGAACGGGGCTCCCCTGACCGAAGCCCACCCGAACCAACGGATCCGGACGATACTCCCCGAAGCGGCCGCCCCCTGGGATCTGCTACGGCGGGAACGGGACGACTGAGGTCGCCATGGAACGGCCAACCATCGCCATCAAGGTCGATGCCGACACCTTCGTGGGGACCCGGGACGGCATCCCGCGCATCCTCGACATCCTCGGCCGCTTCGGGGTCAAGGCGACATTCTACTTTTCCCTGGGTCCCGACAATACCGGCAAGGCGGTGCGCCGCATCATCACCCGGCGGGGATTCCTCCGGACCAGCCTCCGGCTCAACGCACCGGCCCTGCTGGGGCCGCGGACCCTTCTCTCGGGCCTGCTGATCCCGCCCCCCATCATCGGCAACCGGCTCGCCGACACCATCCGGCTCACTGCCCGCCTCGGCCACGAAGTGGGCATCCACGGCTGGGACCACGTAAAGTGGCACGACCTTCTTCCCTGGATTCCGAAAAAGATGATCGCCCTGGAACTGGGCCGCGCCTGCGCCCTCTTCGAGGAGGTGATGGGACGACGGGCCCGGACCGCCGCGGCGCCCGGCTGGACCGTGAGCGCCGACTCCCTTGAAATCCAGGACTCCATGCTCCTGTCCTTCTGCAGCGATTGCCGGGGACGGACCCCCTTCTACCCGGTTGTGGACGGACGGCGGTTCGGCACCCTCCAGGTGCCCACCACCCTGCCGACCCTGGACGAACTGCTGGGCGGGGGGATCGCCACGGAGCGGGAGGCCGTGGACCGGCTGATGGGCCTGGTGGGGCCGGGACTCAACGTCCACACGGTGCAGGCCGAAATCGAAGGGAAACGCTATGCGCCGCACCTGGCGTCGCTGCTGGACCGGCTCACGGGAACCGGCGCCCGCTTCGTCACTCTGGGCGAAGCCGCGGACGAGGCCAAGCGGGCAACCGTGCCCGTCTGCCGGCTCACCATGGAGGAGATCCCGGGCCGTCCCGGGCGGGTGGCGGTTCAGGGCGAGGAATGGAGCGAACCGGGGCCGGCGGCCGGAGAACCGTGATTCCAGGCGTTGATCACCAGAGGAGCATTGGGGAGGGAGCCATGACGTCATTCACCGCCTTCGCCCTGCCGGGCGAACTTGACCTGAACCGGCTGGCCGCCGATCTGGGCTTCCCCCGGCGCTACCGGTGGGAAGAGCCCATGGTGCTCGACCAGGCGAGCCTCAAGCCCCTGTCGGGGGACCAGGGCACGACCAAGAGGGTCTACCTCTATTTCTTCGGCGGGGTGGTCTTCGTCAACTGCACGGAGGAGGAGGCAAGGGCCTTTTTCTGGAGCATGGCGCACTACGCGGAGCCGTTCAAGAGCGTGCCGGACGAAAAGTACCGGGATGACTACGCCCTGGCCCTGGGGGAGAGCAGCGGCCCCGCCGTGACCAACGATCTGGCGACCATGCCCGTGTATGATCCGGCCTACGTGGATACCATCTGCTTCGTCATCGCCAAATCAGTGGCCCTGGAGCGGATCGAGGAACGGGTCGACCAGGTCCTGGATGAAATGGAAACCGTCATCGGCATGCTCGACCGGGGCAAGCTGGGAATCTCGGACCGGCGTCTGGCAAAGCTGGCGGCCAACGTCCTGACCTACAAGTACCAGTCCATCGCCCACGTCATGGTCCTGGAAAAGCCGGAATTCACCTGGGAGAACCCCGAGGCGGACCGCCTCTACCTGACCATGGCCAACGTCTTCGAGCTGAACCAGCGCTACAACGAGATCAAGCACAAGGGGGAAACGCTCCTGGACATCACGGAGGTTTTCACGAGCCTCGCCCACGCCCGCCGCGCCTCCCGCCTTGAATGGACCATCATCATCCTGATCTTCATCGAGATCGTCATCTACCTCTTCGAGCTGGCCCGCTAAAAGCCGCCCGACAGGGCATACCGCTCCGTCGGGCACCCAGCCGCGGCCGGCAGGGAAAACGGCTTGTGGCATGCCCCGCAGGTGACGGTGCCCGCCGTGAATTTCTGCTGGAGCGTCTGGTTCCTGGTGTCGCACCAGTCACAGTACCAAGCGTAGTAGTCGCCGAGTGGAATAATATTCATCGTTGAACCTCCTGACGTGTCATGATCCCACTTTAGACGTTCAACACTTCGATTTCGTTACGGTACGCACACAATTACGAAAATACGGAGGGGACAGGCTCAGGCGAGGGCGCTTTCGGCCACCAGCAGGAGGCGCTTACTGAAGGCCTCCTCGAAGAGATCTCCCTTGATCTTGCCGCCGAAGAGCTCCACGGAGATTTCTCCGCGACTGGCAAGGGTAAGGATGAAGGTGCCGTCGGAAAGGGAACAGGTAAGGCCGGAGACCAGGCTGTTGCGGCGACGGTCGAGGCCGTCGGCGAGCCGCAGGATGCCGCCCAGGCGCGCCACCAGGAGCCGGTCCGGCTCCGCCAGACGCATGTACGACTCGTGCTTCTTCTTGGGAAGGGCCTTGCGGTGGTAGCGGGCCGCTGAGGCGATCAGCTCCCGCTCCCGGGGGGTGAAGCCGAAGAGGTCCGCGTGGCGGATCAAATGGTATGAATGCTTGTGGTGGCTTGAATAGTTGATGAAGTAGCCCACGTCGTGGAGGATGGCCGCCGCCTCCAGTATCCGGCGGGCTCCCTCGCCCATGCCATAGACCGGCTCCAGGGAATCGAATATCTCCAGGGAAAGCCGCGCCACCTGGAGGGCATGCTCTTCGTCCGCATGGCATGAACGGGCGAACTCCAGCACCGACTCGCGCCAGGTGAGGGGAGTTTCCATGCCGGGAATCAGGCCGTGGGTCCGCAGGGCCTTGATGATGAGCCCTTCCCGGATTCCCCGCTCATTGACCCGCAAGAGGTTCACGTCGAAGAACCTCATGAGCTCGTCCACCACAGTGACACCGGCAGTGATGATGTCGGCCCGGTCCGGGTTGAGCCCCGGCACCTCCCGGCGGGCCTTGAGGTCCTTGCGGGAGAGCATGGCCAGCAGATGCACCACCTCCGACCGGAGCACCTCGTAACGGTGGACCGATCCGTACCCCTCCCCCCGCATGGCCATGACCATGGCGGCGATAGACGTGATGGTGCCGCCGGAGCCCACCAGGCTCTGGAGGTGTCCCCACTCGGCGCCCAGTGACTCCTTCAGCGACGCGCGCACGTGTTTGCGCAGCCTGTCCAGGTCAGCCTGGCGCGGGGGATCGCTCCGGACGAAGCGTTCGGTCAGGACCACGGCCCCGAGCTCCAGGGAGTGGATATCCTCGATATGGGTCCCGAGCGCCGTGACGATTTCAAGGCTGCCGCCGCCGATGTCCACCATGGCGTAGCGGACCCCCTCCATGTCGAAATGGTTCCGCACCGAGAGGGCGGCCAGTTCCGCCTCCTCCTCGCCGCTGATCACCGCCACCCTGACCCCGACCGTCTCCTCCACGGTCCGGATGAACTCCTCGCCGTTTGCGGCACGGCGCACGGCGCTGGTGGCAACCGCCTCCACCACCTTGACCCCGTAGCCGTCCACGATCTTCTTCATCCGGCCAAGCGCCGTAACGGCACGCTCCCAGGCCGCCGGCGAGATGGTGCCGCTGGCGGCCATCCCTTCGCCCAGGCGCACGGTGGCCTTCTCGTCGTCCAGAACGCGAAATTTGCCGTTCCTGGTCACCTCCACCACGATGCAGCGGATGGAGTTGGTCCCGATATCGATGGCGGCCAGCCGGTTGTGGGTCACAGCGCTCTCCTCACCTGTTCGCCGATGGCTTCGAAGGGGGTCTCGGCCAGGAGCCCGGCAAACAGCGCGAACTGCCGGTGCCGCTCCCCCGCGATGTGGTTCAGGATGACACACTCATCCGCCGATGGCAATCCCTCGTGCCGGACGATGCCGGCAAAAACGTCCAGGTCGTGCATGGTGCCAAGAACGTCCTGGTAGGCCTTGATCGCGGCATGGAGGGAGTCGAAGTCGTTTCCCGGGAGAAAAGAGAGAATTTCCAGGCGGTAGCGGTAGTGCTTCACCGCAATCCTCAAGCGGTGCTGGGCCTCCACGTCAGCCTCGCGGCAGGCATCGGGCACCAGGGCGAGCACGTCGTCCAGGCGCTCCCGAAGGCGCTCGGCGGCAAAAACGGCAATGGTCGTGAAGGGGTCGATGCCCGAAGGGGGCGGCGAGAAGAGAGTCGGACATGCCACGATGCGGGCCAGGGCCTCGCGGGTGCGGCGGGGGTCCAGCTCCCGGAGCCTCAGCCGGAGCTGCCGCCGTTGCTCCCGGCGCAGGTCCTCGTGCCGCGCGATGATCCGCGCCAGGTGGCGGCCGGCGCTCCCGTCGGCCGTCTCCGCCATGTGCCGGAAAAAGACAAGGGCCTCGTCGGTATTGCGCAGGGCACCCAGGAGCCGGGTAACGCTCCTGACGCCCCGGGCCGCGCGCCGGACGGATTCGGGGAGATAGGCGGCGGCGAACAGGAGGAATCCCTCCCGGAGCCGCCGCGAGGAGACCCGAAGATCATGGATGTCCTCCGGGTCGAACGTTTCAGCCGCCCTGCGCCACCGGTCGAAGAAATCGTCCACCCGGCCGGCCAGAAGCGCCCGGGCCGCTATCCAGAGTGGTGTATGCCCGCTGATCCGCATGAGGGGCCCCGTTTCACCTTCGGACGCACCGACGGAGCAACGACGCCGTCAGGCAAGCACCCGCTTGAGGGCCTTGCGCGTCCGCCGCAGTCCCTGTTCGACCTCTTTGAGCCCCGTATCGGCCAGACCAGCCAGGCGTTTTTCGGCCTTGGCGAGCCCCTTGCCGGCCCGCTTCACCCGGCGGCCGATCTTCCCTTCCACCTTTTCCAGGGTCGTCACCACCTTGAGTAACTCCTTCTCCACCCGGCGGGCCGTCTTCTTTTCCAGTTCATCGGCAAAGCGCTCGCGTACCGTGCGGGCGATCCCCTCCACCTGCTCCCGCAGGGTCAGGGCGGCGGCCTTCAGCTCTTCCACGCGCCGGGCCCGGTCCTCAGCCTTCCCCTTAGCCAGTTCGGCGGCCTGGGCAACAATTGAGACAACCGAACGGGGATTCATCCCCTTGATGGCCCTGAGCCCCTCTTCGCCGGCCGCGGCGATCTTCTCGAAAGTGTCGTGCCCCGCCTCGGCCAGCCGCTTGGCCAGCACCTCGCCGATGCCGCGAATTTTCTGCAGTTCCTTCTGGACGTCCGTCATTCCTCTCTCCTTCCCCAAGACATGCTGTCAGGGCAGCGTGCGCGTCTTCTCTCCCCTGTGGACTACCCAGCGCAGCCGAGCGGTCCCCGTGGCCGGATCCAGCTCCAGGGCCACGGCCATTCCCTTGCGCAGCGGCACAGCCTCCGGCCTTCCCAGCAGATCGGCCACCACCCGGCCCACGTCGGGCTCGTGCCCCACGATGGCCACATGGCTGGCTCCGGGCCGACCGGCCAGCAGCCGGGCAAGCCCCTCCCGGTCGAAACCGGGGGCAAGTTCCCGGGAGACCGCCAGCTCCCCGTCGTAGTCCAGGCCGGCGGCGAGTAGTTCCGCCGTCTGCACGGCACGGACCAGGGGGCTGGTGACGATCAGATCGAGAGACATGCGCCGTCGGGCAATGACCCGGACGCTGGTGGCAAAGGAAGCCCGCCCCCGCGGCGTAAGCCAGCGGTCCTCCTCGGCGATCGCCGGAGCGCGTTCCACCGCCTCGGCGTGGCGCACCACGAGCAATTTCATATCACCTCCGGCACAGCGTGCAGTCCGGCTCCGCAAAAGAGTAAAGCACAGCATGCAGCGTTTTCAATGAGAATTCCCGCACAAAGCCACGGACAGGCAAAGATTTTACGCGGTTGTAACAATCAAGGGAGCCGGGCCGGCAGCCTTGATCATTGACACACCTCTCGCCGATAGGTATCCTCATGCCATGAAAAATCAGGACGAATCCGGCGATGGGTGGGAATCCCTCTGTGAGCGGTGCGGCCTCTGCTGCTTCGAGAAGATCGAAGACGAGAACGGCACCGTCTTCTTCACCGCAACCCCCTGCCGCTATCTGGACGTGACCACCCGCCAGTGCGTCATCTATGACAAACGGTTCGACATCAATCCCGAGTGCGTCAAGCTGACCGAGGAACTGGTGAGAACGCTCCCCTGGCTTCATGACGACTGCGCCTACCGCAAGGCGCTGGGGGTACGGCTGTCAAAGGTCAGAATGAACGGACGCAACAAGGGGAAAAGGGGCTGAGCCGGAGACGCGCCCGCACATCGCACGTTGCAACGAACAGGGAAGGGAGTTTTCAGGAAATGGGACGTGATGGCAGCAAGGTAGTCAGTCTGGAGGAGGAGCGCACCCGCCGCGCCATGGTCGGTAAAGCGACGGGCCCCGATGCGGAGGCGGCGTCTGCAGTCCCCGGCGGGGCCACCGCCTGGAAGCAGATGAACGCCCTCCTCGCCGACCCTCGCGCCCGGGAGGTGGTGCGCGCGCTGCCGGAGCAGCAGTTTTACTGGATACTGACCGAGGTGGGAATGACCGACGCCGTGGAGTTCTGGGAACTGGCGTCGCCGCGGCAGCGGATGTTCATTCTGGACATGGAGCTCTGGGACTCGTGGAATTTTTCCGAAGCGAAATCACACCAGTGGCTCAACCACCTGCTGGAGGCGGGCGAAGAGGCCGTGCTGGAGCAGCTGCCCCACATGGACGCGGAACTTCTCATTCTAATGTTCAAGAAGGAGATCATCGTCGGCGGCGGTATCGGCGACCTGGTCTCCGACGAAGAGCGGGTGGCCGACTGGGACCACAGCTTCGACAACGTCTACTTCTTAACCTTCCGCAACGCCGAACGGGCCCGCGCCGTGGGGACCTTCATCGATATCATCTTCCGCAACGACCGGGAGCTCTACCTGGGGCTCATGGAGGGGATCAAAGTGGAGCTGGAGAGCGAGCTGGAAGAGCTCGCCTACCGCTTCCGCTCGGGCCGGCTCGCCGACCTGGGGTTCCCCGAGCTGGAGGATGCCCTTACCATCTATGCCCGGCTCTCTCCCGACAGCTTCATCCCCTCAGCCGAAAAGCGACTAGACCTGGCCTCGGGTATAACCGGCCTCCCCATGCCGGCGGGATACGAGGAGTCATTCCTCAACCGTGCCCTGGCCCGGGTGGAGGGTCCGGTGGATCAGGAGCTCACCGCCCTCGTCAACAGCGCCCTGGTGGCCGACGGCGCCGCCCTCCGCTCCCGCGAAGGAATGGAGGCGATCTTCCGGCGGGTCCACGGTTACCTCTCCATCGCCCTTGAACACCTGTCAGACGGCGACGTGGAACGGGCCGCCGCGATCATCGGCCGGGAATACCTCTCCCGCCTCTTCCGGCTCGGCTTCGGCATGGTCATGGAACTGCGCAAGCACCACGAATCGCTGGTGATCGACGATTACGCCACCGGCAGGGTGATCGAGGGGCTGCGGGCCACGCCGCCCCGCTTCTACCGGGCTCTGGACCCGGACGGCATCGACGGCTTCCGGGAGTTCCGGGAACTCGCCGACATCCGCCGGATCAACGAACTGCTGGACCGTCATGGGGACCCGGCATGAATGACCGGAGCCACACCGGCGAAGAGGAACTGCGCTGCCGCGTGCAGGAGCTGGAGCACCGGGTTACCGAGCTCACCGAGGCCCTTGACGCCTCAAACCGCGAATTGCAGACCTTCAGTTACTCGGTTTCCCACGACCTGCGCGCCCCCCTGACCATCATCGACGGATTCGCTCGGGCCCTCATGGAAGACTGCGTCGAACAACTCGACGCCCAGGGGCAGGACTACCTCAAGCGGATCAGGATCGCCAGCCAGCGGATGGGCAACCTCATCAACGGGCTGCTGAACCTCTCCCGCATCGCCCGCGAGCCGCTCTGCTCCGGTACCGCCAACCTGAGCGAGATGGTGCGAACCATCGAGATGGAGCTCAGGTATCTGCACCCGGAGCGCAGCGTACTGTTCACCATCGAGGACGGTGTTACGGCGCAGGGAGACCGCCGGATGCTCCGTACGGTGATGGACAACCTGCTGCGCAATGCCTGGAAGTTCACGGTGGCCCGCGATCCCGCCCACATTTCCTTCGGTGTCTGCGTACAGGAGGGGAAAACGGCATATTTCGTGAAAGACGATGGTGCCGGGTTCGACATGGCCTTTGCCGACCGTCTGTTCATCCCCTTCCAGCGCATGCATCAGGGCAGCGAGTTCGAGGGGGTGGGCATCGGCCTTGCTACGGCCCACCGGATCATCCAACGCCACGGCGGCAGAATATGGGCCGAGGCGGCGCCCGATGCGGGAGCGACGTTTTATTTCACTCTGACCGGGTAAATCCCGACAGCTCTCCAGGACGCATCAGCGGGAGGCAGCCCCATGACTCTTCCCTTCCTGACCATCAGGATCAAGCTTATCTCCATCATCGGGTTCTTCCTGGTGCCGATGGCCGTCCTTTCCATCTACAACCACTACGAAATACTCAAGCGGGAAATCGACGACCTGAAAGGCCGCAATTTCTCGGCGGCCACGCACGTGGCTGTGGAAGTGGACCGGTTGATCACCGAGACCACCGGCGTTCTGCGGGTCCTGTCGCGCCATCCCACGGTCGTCGCCTGCGAACCGGCGGCCATGGACCGGCTATTCGCGAAACTGCTCCCCTCCTATCCCATGCGGCTCAACATCCTGGCGGCCGATATGGCCGGAAACAATGTGGGCTCCGGCGTCTCCTCCCCCACCGTGCACACCCTGAACTACAACGACAAGGAGTGGTACCAGCGGGCGCGCAGGGGCGCCTACATCATCGGCGATCTCCACGTAT
Protein-coding regions in this window:
- a CDS encoding helix-hairpin-helix domain-containing protein, translated to MTDVQKELQKIRGIGEVLAKRLAEAGHDTFEKIAAAGEEGLRAIKGMNPRSVVSIVAQAAELAKGKAEDRARRVEELKAAALTLREQVEGIARTVRERFADELEKKTARRVEKELLKVVTTLEKVEGKIGRRVKRAGKGLAKAEKRLAGLADTGLKEVEQGLRRTRKALKRVLA
- a CDS encoding 4-deoxy-4-formamido-L-arabinose-phosphoundecaprenol deformylase; translation: MERPTIAIKVDADTFVGTRDGIPRILDILGRFGVKATFYFSLGPDNTGKAVRRIITRRGFLRTSLRLNAPALLGPRTLLSGLLIPPPIIGNRLADTIRLTARLGHEVGIHGWDHVKWHDLLPWIPKKMIALELGRACALFEEVMGRRARTAAAPGWTVSADSLEIQDSMLLSFCSDCRGRTPFYPVVDGRRFGTLQVPTTLPTLDELLGGGIATEREAVDRLMGLVGPGLNVHTVQAEIEGKRYAPHLASLLDRLTGTGARFVTLGEAADEAKRATVPVCRLTMEEIPGRPGRVAVQGEEWSEPGPAAGEP
- a CDS encoding sensor histidine kinase; translated protein: MNDRSHTGEEELRCRVQELEHRVTELTEALDASNRELQTFSYSVSHDLRAPLTIIDGFARALMEDCVEQLDAQGQDYLKRIRIASQRMGNLINGLLNLSRIAREPLCSGTANLSEMVRTIEMELRYLHPERSVLFTIEDGVTAQGDRRMLRTVMDNLLRNAWKFTVARDPAHISFGVCVQEGKTAYFVKDDGAGFDMAFADRLFIPFQRMHQGSEFEGVGIGLATAHRIIQRHGGRIWAEAAPDAGATFYFTLTG
- a CDS encoding RMD1 family protein; this encodes MTSFTAFALPGELDLNRLAADLGFPRRYRWEEPMVLDQASLKPLSGDQGTTKRVYLYFFGGVVFVNCTEEEARAFFWSMAHYAEPFKSVPDEKYRDDYALALGESSGPAVTNDLATMPVYDPAYVDTICFVIAKSVALERIEERVDQVLDEMETVIGMLDRGKLGISDRRLAKLAANVLTYKYQSIAHVMVLEKPEFTWENPEADRLYLTMANVFELNQRYNEIKHKGETLLDITEVFTSLAHARRASRLEWTIIILIFIEIVIYLFELAR
- a CDS encoding YcgN family cysteine cluster protein, with product MKNQDESGDGWESLCERCGLCCFEKIEDENGTVFFTATPCRYLDVTTRQCVIYDKRFDINPECVKLTEELVRTLPWLHDDCAYRKALGVRLSKVRMNGRNKGKRG
- a CDS encoding Ppx/GppA phosphatase family protein — its product is MTHNRLAAIDIGTNSIRCIVVEVTRNGKFRVLDDEKATVRLGEGMAASGTISPAAWERAVTALGRMKKIVDGYGVKVVEAVATSAVRRAANGEEFIRTVEETVGVRVAVISGEEEAELAALSVRNHFDMEGVRYAMVDIGGGSLEIVTALGTHIEDIHSLELGAVVLTERFVRSDPPRQADLDRLRKHVRASLKESLGAEWGHLQSLVGSGGTITSIAAMVMAMRGEGYGSVHRYEVLRSEVVHLLAMLSRKDLKARREVPGLNPDRADIITAGVTVVDELMRFFDVNLLRVNERGIREGLIIKALRTHGLIPGMETPLTWRESVLEFARSCHADEEHALQVARLSLEIFDSLEPVYGMGEGARRILEAAAILHDVGYFINYSSHHKHSYHLIRHADLFGFTPRERELIASAARYHRKALPKKKHESYMRLAEPDRLLVARLGGILRLADGLDRRRNSLVSGLTCSLSDGTFILTLASRGEISVELFGGKIKGDLFEEAFSKRLLLVAESALA
- a CDS encoding peptidase U32 family protein is translated as MQIPELLAPAGNLEKLKVAVHYGADAVYLGGARFGLRSQADNFTPATMAEAVAYAHDRGVKVYLTVNSYPDTDELEELDRYLEEVAPIPFDAFIAADPGVIATIRRIVPDRTIHLSTQANTTTWRSALFWQQQGISRINLAREMSLEAIRETRRRVSAELEVFAHGALCVAYSGRCLLSAVMTGRHANRGECTHPCRWSYALVEESRPGEYYPVTEDENGTFIFNSRDLCLIRHIPELVEAGVDSLKIEGRMKGIHYVASVVRVYREALDRYAADPAGYAFRPEWLEELSKVSHRGYTTGFLLGRPEAADLEYDSRYLRSHDFLAVVDEILPDGTAILAVRNRIRPGWTMELMGPGMRSDTFRLDTFTDENGAPLTEAHPNQRIRTILPEAAAPWDLLRRERDD
- a CDS encoding DUF6178 family protein, giving the protein MGRDGSKVVSLEEERTRRAMVGKATGPDAEAASAVPGGATAWKQMNALLADPRAREVVRALPEQQFYWILTEVGMTDAVEFWELASPRQRMFILDMELWDSWNFSEAKSHQWLNHLLEAGEEAVLEQLPHMDAELLILMFKKEIIVGGGIGDLVSDEERVADWDHSFDNVYFLTFRNAERARAVGTFIDIIFRNDRELYLGLMEGIKVELESELEELAYRFRSGRLADLGFPELEDALTIYARLSPDSFIPSAEKRLDLASGITGLPMPAGYEESFLNRALARVEGPVDQELTALVNSALVADGAALRSREGMEAIFRRVHGYLSIALEHLSDGDVERAAAIIGREYLSRLFRLGFGMVMELRKHHESLVIDDYATGRVIEGLRATPPRFYRALDPDGIDGFREFRELADIRRINELLDRHGDPA
- a CDS encoding SixA phosphatase family protein — protein: MKLLVVRHAEAVERAPAIAEEDRWLTPRGRASFATSVRVIARRRMSLDLIVTSPLVRAVQTAELLAAGLDYDGELAVSRELAPGFDREGLARLLAGRPGASHVAIVGHEPDVGRVVADLLGRPEAVPLRKGMAVALELDPATGTARLRWVVHRGEKTRTLP
- a CDS encoding CHAD domain-containing protein, which gives rise to MRISGHTPLWIAARALLAGRVDDFFDRWRRAAETFDPEDIHDLRVSSRRLREGFLLFAAAYLPESVRRAARGVRSVTRLLGALRNTDEALVFFRHMAETADGSAGRHLARIIARHEDLRREQRRQLRLRLRELDPRRTREALARIVACPTLFSPPPSGIDPFTTIAVFAAERLRERLDDVLALVPDACREADVEAQHRLRIAVKHYRYRLEILSFLPGNDFDSLHAAIKAYQDVLGTMHDLDVFAGIVRHEGLPSADECVILNHIAGERHRQFALFAGLLAETPFEAIGEQVRRAL